A single region of the Triticum dicoccoides isolate Atlit2015 ecotype Zavitan chromosome 2B, WEW_v2.0, whole genome shotgun sequence genome encodes:
- the LOC119362837 gene encoding cytochrome P450 709B2-like encodes MGLVWMVAAAVAAVLASWAFNALVYLVWRPRAITRQLRAQGVGGPGYRFLAGNLAEIKRLRADTAGAALDVGNHDFVSMVQPHFHKWIPIHGRTFLYWFGARPSLCVADVNTVKQVLSDRGGLYPKNLGNPHIARLLGKGLVLTDGDDWKRHRKVVHPAFNMDKLKMMTVTMSDCAGSMMSEWKAKMEKGGSVEIELSHQFEELTADVISHTAFGSSYEQGKKVFLAQRELQFLAFSTVFNVQIPAFRYLPTEKNLKIWKLDKEVRTMLMNIIESRLATKETMGYGNDLLGLMLEACAVEGGHNPILSMDEIIDECKTFFFAGHATSSHLLTWTMFLLSTHPEWQEKLREEVLRECGSEVPTGDMLNKLHLVNMFLLETLRLYAPVSLIQRKAGSDLEVGGIKVPEGTVLTIPIAMIHRDKEVWGEDANEFKPMRFENGVTRAGKHPNALLSFSSGPRSCIGQNFAMIEAKAVIAVILQRFSFSLSPKYVHAPMDVITLRPKFGLPMILKTLEM; translated from the exons ATGGGTCTCGTCTGGATGGTGGCGGCCGCCGTGGCGGCGGTGCTGGCCTCGTGGGCGTTCAACGCGCTGGTGTACCTCGTGTGGAGGCCGCGGGCCATCACCCGGCAGCTCCGCGCGCAGGGCGTCGGCGGGCCGGGCTACAGGTTCCTCGCCGGCAACCTCGCCGAGATCAAGCGGCTCCGCGCCGACACCGCCGGCGCCGCGCTGGACGTCGGCAACCACGACTTCGTCTCCATGGTCCAACCCCACTTCCACAAATGGATCCCCATCCACG GTCGCACGTTCCTGTACTGGTTCGGGGCCAGGCCGAGCCTGTGCGTGGCCGACGTGAACACGGTGAAGCAGGTGCTCTCCGACCGCGGCGGGCTGTACCCCAAGAACCTCGGGAACCCGCACATCGCCCGGCTGCTCGGCAAGGGGCTCGTGCTCACCGACGGCGACGACTGGAAGCGCCACCGCAAGGTCGTCCACCCGGCCTTCAACATGGACAAGCTCAAG ATGATGACGGTGACCATGTCCGACTGTGCCGGGTCAATGATGTCGGAGTGGAAGGCAAAGATGGAGAAGGGGGGCAGCGTGGAGATTGAGCTGAGCCACCAGTTCGAGGAGCTGACTGCGGATGTCATCTCTCACACGGCATTCGGAAGCAGCTACGAACAGGGGAAGAAGGTCTTCCTCGCGCAGAGGGAGCTCCAGTTTCTTGCCTTCTCCACTGTATTCAACGTGCAAATCCCAGCATTCAGGTACCTTCCAACTGAAAAGAACCTCAAGATATGGAAGCTTGACAAGGAGGTGAGGACCATGCTGATGAACATCATCGAAAGCCGTCTTGCCACCAAAGAAACCATGGGCTACGGCAACGACCTGCTTGGGCTTATGTTGGAGGCATGCGCGGTAGAGGGTGGGCATAATCCGATTTTGAGCATGGACGAGATCATAGATGAGTGCAAGACCTTCTTCTTTGCCGGGCATGCCACTAGCTCTCACCTGCTCACATGGACCATGTTCTTGCTGAGCACGCACCCTGAGTGGCAGGAGAAGCTCAGGGAGGAGGTACTAAGAGAGTGTGGCAGTGAGGTTCCCACCGGTGACATGCTCAACAAACTGCACTTGGTCAACATGTTCCTACTAGAAACTCTCAGGTTATACGCTCCTGTGTCGCTCATTCAGAGGAAGGCGGGTTCGGATCTCGAGGTTGGTGGCATCAAAGTGCCTGAAGGCACGGTCTTGACGATCCCCATCGCGATGATACATCGTGACAAGGAGGTATGGGGAGAAGATGCCAACGAATTCAAGCCCATGAGGTTCGAGAATGGAGTGACGAGGGCCGGAAAACACCCCAATGCCTTGTTATCTTTCTCCAGTGGGCCGAGGTCGTGCATTGGGCAGAACTTTGCAATGATAGAGGCCAAGGCTGTGATCGCCGTGATTCTTCAAAGGTTCTCGTTTTCCCTATCACCTAAGTATGTCCATGCCCCAATGGACGTGATCACATTGCGGCCCAAGTTTGGGCTTCCCATGATCCTCAAGACTCTAGAGATGTAG